ACCTTCGCTTTCCCAAGAACCGAGAGCTCCATTAGCTCCCGCAGCGTAATTCCTCGTGTATTCACCCTTCCGCCTCCCTCTGCTGTCTTCAGTATTTCATGATTTTTCCTGAAATATGCCACATCTCTGCCACCAGCCACTTTTTGCGTTCCCGCTAGTTTATCAGAGATTCCCGCCAAGCCACAGGAAATAGATATCCAATTACGGCATATTTTCGGTTGTAAAAGCGCTTTAGGAATAATATGGAAGGTTATAGATGAACGAAACCGGTACTATAAATTTACTAGGTCCCTCCCTTATCTAACTTTTCAAATCCACAGGCTCACCACAGCTATTCAACTGACCTTTAACTAACTATATCTCTGATTTGTCTTCTACCCCATTCACTGAAAACAATAAAAATGCAATTTCACTCCTCCACCCCCACTTTCCTGCTCCACCAAAGCTATGCTCCTGCCACTACTCCCCTCCTGGTCCATCCGCTGAATTCAGGTGCACTAATGCTCTTCATTCGCCCAATGGTCTCCCGAGCAACAGATCAGCACCGGTATTCCAATGGTTGTTCCCTCGCCAATTGCTTATCATCAAAAAAAGCGTTCCCCGGCCTTAGCCAGGAAGAACGCTTAACAAAATACAACCTCAATGATTAGCCGCTGAACTGTGCGACAGCCTCTTAGCCCACCTACAGGCCAACGCCTACGACCGTCGCTCTGCTCTCGCAGCCAAGCCAGCCAGCACCTACACCCGAGCCAGTGTATCTACACCCGCCTCGCTGCTCCCGCAGCCGTGGCGGATGCTGCCGCTCCAAGGCAGAGTATAGGATCGAACGCTCGAATGCCGAGCCGTTCTTCCAGTTCAGCCGCCAGCCCGATCGTGGCGAAGCCGGTGCAGGCCAGCACAAGGACTTCGGCGCCGCGCTCCACCAGCCGGGCGGCTCCCGCCAGTGCGCCCGCCCGTCCGGCAGGTGTGCCCAGATCCAGAGTGGTCGTCACGCCATCGGGGCGGTCCATGCCGATGTACGCCTCACCGAGTATGCCGCGGATGAGCGGCGGCACCTCTTCCAGAATCGTCAGCACACCGATCCTGCTGCTATAGGCAAGGGCCATCAGGGCTGCGCAGGAGCCCGCCCCCAGAACAGGAACCCCCACCGCCGCCCTCGCCTCCGCCAGCGCCGGGTCAGCAGCACAGCTGATGCCGATTGCCGTACACCCCTGCTGCTCCAGTTCCCGGGCAAGCGTGATAATCTTTGGAATAGATTCCGCCTCTGTCTGCGCATCATACACACCCCGGGGCTGATCCGGGATGCAGCGGCTTATCACCTGCAGACCGTACCGCCGCTCAATTAAATCTCCATGTAACTGAATTGCAGAGCTCTCCTGCAATGTAATGACACGTATGATTCCAAGCATCCTGTCTCCCCCTGCTCCATTAAAGTGTGTGAATGTCTCTTGCAGCAGTAACAGCAGTTACAGCAATTCCCCAGCCTGCATAATCAGCTTGTCGTCGATGTACACATCCGGCTTCATGACCACAGCATCAATATGTACGCCAGCCGCAACGACCCCGCCGAAGGTATTATTGCTGCCAAAAGCCACATGGATCGTCCCGTATACCTTCTCATCCTCCAGCACCACACCTGTAATCCGGGCCTTGTTGTTGGTCCCGATGCCGAATTCGCCCAGCAGCCTGCCATCGCCATCGCCAAGCATGTCAAGCAGCTTGCCGCCATGCTCCCCGCCGGCATGGATCAGCCGCCCTTGCTCTACAGTCAGCACCATCGGACTATCCAGTGCGCCAATCCCCGCAACCGAGCCATCCACCTTAATCTGGCCGGTAGCAGTACCTTCCAGCGGCGCAATATAAGCTTCACCGGAGGGCAGGTTGCCCGATTCGCCCGGATTCAGATACAAGCCGGTACTAAGCACACCGTCCCGGCCGTCAATGGAGAAGCTTAAGGATAGACCATCCTTCTCCACACGCACCCGGTTGCCCGCAGACAACAGCGCAGCTACCTGCTCGGTCAGCGCCTTCACCTGCCCATAGTCCGCAGTGATCGCCCCGTGGCTGAACATATCATCGGTGATCCCCGGCATGGTCGCTACCCGGGTTCCCGCTGCGGCTGCCTGCTTGCGCGCCGCCGTATGTGTCATCGAATGGGTCGTGATACATACGGCCACATCTGCCTTAGCCATAGCTGCGGCAACCGGAGCCGGAGGCTCCTCCCCCGATCTGCTCCGCGGCTGCATAACCAGCAGCATCGATTCGGCTCCCAGCCGCTTACCCGCCTCATAGACCGACTCGGCCAGATCACGCTTATCATCGTCGGCTACTACAGCCAGCAGTTCTCCGCTGGCAAGCCCGAGACAATCCTTAAGAACATTCATGCTAATTCCGATTCTTGCTTCACTCATCTTCATTTCCTCCCGAATCACACCATTTCTGCTACTAGCTTGCCCATCAGGGCATTGGACAGGACGGCAGGCACTCCTGCGGAGGCCGCCCACTGTCTATGCTGCTCCACATATCCCATACAGTCAAGCACGATCACATCCGCGCGATCCTTCAGACGCTCTGCTGCGGCGCGAAAATCCGCTTCCGTACCCGTATAAGGTGAAGCTGCTGCGAACGGCAGCCGGGCTCCGGCACCTGCGAATTTCTCAATCATTGCGTCCTCCTGCTCAGGCAAAGGGCCAATCAGTCCCAGACGGCGCCCGTCCAGCATCGCCTGCACAACCGGAGGAATGATCCGGTCCGGCTCAATCAGATGGGCAACAGACGTATGCAGCCCCGGAAAAACTCCCGTGCAAGCCAGCAGGATCGTCCGAATCCCAGCGGCTTCCATAGCATCAATCTTCCCTTGCAGAACGGACTGTATCCGCTCCCGGGAGATCACCGCAGCAGACCCGTCTGTCATACGGGTGGTTAATACGTACTCCCCCGGGGCTGGACTGTAATACTCCTTAACCTGTTCAGCCGTGAATCCGTCCAGCACCCCGGACTGTACCAGTCCCGCCTTGCCCTCCAGATATTTCTCAAGGATAGGCGCAACATCCTGCCTGGGCGCTTGTCCAATCGTAATCAGCCCGATATTTTTCATCTTTGTTCCTCCAGACGCTATGGGTTACAGCCAAGCTGTGCTAACCTGTGCTAACAGAGCAGGCGCTGAAGGAAATTCAGCGCCTACCTGCAATACCAATATCCTGTTATTGAGATGTGACTGTCGGTTGGCCCAGCGTTTGCAGCACTCTCATTGAACCGTACAGCTCGGTAATCTTCGCAAACTCTGCTTCGTTGTAGAAAGAGCATGTTCCCTGCGTTACTTCCTTGGCCGTCTCGATAGCAAAACGCACCGCCTGGGCGATATCCACCTCATGGCTGGCGCCGGTGCCGCAGCCCGGAACCATAGACTGGGCAGTAATCGCCAGACCCACCACCGGCGCAGAGGTAGCTACCGCAGGCTGAAGAATGGAATTGATATGATAGAGCCCGTTGCCGTAAGGGGTAATATCCTGAGTCGTCACCGGAAAAGTAACCGGATACTGCCCTGTCGTCATCTCCTTGATCCGCAGCAAATCTTCACTCACCCGCAGAATGTATCCTTCTTTGACCGTCGGCGAGATGGCGATCCCTTTGTGATTAACCACGCGGTTGCCTTTGGTCGTATCAATCGATAGAACCGCTTCCATCTCCGGCAGCACTTCATGCTCATTCATCTGCAGAATATCCACAGGGGAATCCATGAAATCCACCGGCTCGTGCGGCAGGGTCGGAGCATCCGGGCAAATATGGGTGGTCACCAGAACATCCCCCAGCAGCACATCCCCTTTGGTCTGCATGTCTGCCAGCTTCAGCGCAGAAGCAATCGCCGCTACCGCACCGTCTGCATCAGAGACCAGGCCAATCCGGCTCGGGCGCGCCCCGATACCACCCAGTCTGCCGACAATGCCGAACGTTGGGGCAGAACCGCCGCCAAGCTTGCCTTCGCTGCCCGGGATCGTGATTTTGACGAATTCTGTGCTGCCCTTCTCCCCTTCCACCTTCTGAATCTCAACCTTAACCGCAGGATATTCTGCGAATAACTGCTTGACCTGCTTACCGTTAACATAAGCGCTGTCCAGTGCGTTCAAGACTGTAATTGTTTGATGAAGTGCCATTCTAATTCCTCCCCGGATGCATGCTCATGTTTGTCATGTTTGCATTTATACTATCTCATCCGGCAAAATGTCCACAATGTACCGCCCTGCCAAACTGGAACAGCATTTCTTGTCCTTTGCAGATAAACCTTACGTCCGAGGACACTCTTCTTCCAAATGCCTGAACTCTGCCTTAGTACAAAGCAACAAATAAAGGGAATGCTATCCAAATCCGCGAATATAAGAAAGGTTATACCATCAAAATCTAAGAAAAGAGGTCAGTACATGAAGCGGGAACAGATAGTAGAGCCAGAACGGCTCGATACATTCATCGGCGAAGAAGCCCGGCGCTCCGGGTTCTCGGGGGTGGTGCAGGTCTCGCACAAGGAACAGACTCTCGCAGAAGCGGCTTACGGCCAGGCCAATATCACGGAGGAACGGAGCAACCGGGTGGATACCCGCTTCGGGATTGCTTCCGGGAGCAAACTATTCACAGCGATAGCCGTCTGCCAGCTGGCGGAGCAGGGCAAGCTTTCTTTTGACAGCAAAGTACTGGAGATCTTGCACGAACTGGAGTTTCCTTTGTTTGACCCGGAGATCACGGTACATGAGCTGCTGACGCATAGCTCGGGAATTCCGGATTATTTTGATGAGGAGACGATGGAGGATTTCGCTACACTCTGGAACGATACCCCGATGTACACACTAAGGCGGCCCGTTGATTTCCTGCCCATGTTCGCGGCACTGCCGATGAAATTCAGTCCTGGCGAGCGGTTCCACTACAACAACGCGGGTTACATTATGCTTAGCCTGCTCATAGAAACGGTCAGCGGGATGAAGTTCACGGATTATGTGGAACAACATATTTTCCGGCCTTGCGAGATGCAGGATTCCGGTTACTTCGCCTTTGATGCCCTCCCGGCCAACACAGCTCTAGGTTATATAGACAACGGTAACGGTCAAAGTATCAGTAACATTTACTCTCTTCCGGTTGTGGGCGGCGGCGATGGAGGTGCTTTTGTCACAGCAGCGGATATGCAGAAGTTATGGACAGGCTTGCTCACGCACAAGCTGCTGCAGCCCGAGACGACAGCCCTGCTGCTCACACCGCATATTCATGTGGATGAGGACACCCGTTATGGCTATGGAGTATGGATCTCGATCCGTAACGGTGAGATATTGAAATATCATATCATGGGCTACGATCCCGGCATCTCCTTCCGCTCCGCAGTCTATCCGGCAAGTGGTGCCGCCTTCACTGCTCTCAGCAACCAAAGTGGAGATGTCTATCGGATGATGCTGGCCATTGAGGGAATTCTGCCGCTGTAAAAAGGTGTGTCCGCACGGAGCAGCACAGAGGATTATGAAATAAGTGGGATTTGTACACTTCCTTCCAGCATATGGACCGCAACCCCTACAATAAATGGATAAACGTCACTTAATTTTACTGATTCCTCCTCTTAGGCGGGTATATTGAATAATCAAATGTACTTTTTCCAACTAAAAACCAATTATCGTTCATTCAAGGAAAATTAAATGCCTTTTTTCCACTTGCGTCCTACGGGGTCTCCTGAATAACCCAACCAGCCCCCCCCCCCCCCCAATCCAGATCAAAACAAACCAACCAAACAAACCAAAACAAGCCGCACAACAGCAATTTGCTGATTGTACGGCTTGTTTGGTCATTTCTATGAAATTCAGCTATCCGGAACGACTAAACCGGAGTCCGCTCTAATACCGCGTTACCCCATCCTTGGTCACCAGCGCAAAAACCAGCGGCTGCGCCGGAACCGGCTGAGCGGAGATGCGGTAAGCCTCCAGCACTTTGGCTTCGGCCTCCTTCACCTTGCCTTCGCTGGCATCGTTCACATGCAGCACTGCCAGAATATCGCCTGCGGCCACGGCGTCGCCGACCTTCAGCGAGAGCTGAATGCCGACAGCCAGATCAATGACAGATTCCTTCGTCTCGCGTCCGGCACCGAGCAGCATCGCGGCTACACCGATCTCTTCGGCCTGGATGCTCTCCACATAACCTGCGGAAGCTGCCTTCACCTCGATCAACCGGCGGGCTGAAGGCAGGGTGTCCGGCGACTCGATCTGGGAGACATCGCCGCCCTGTGCGGATACCATCTGCTTGAATTTATCCAGCGCACTGCCATCTTCGATATGAGACAGCAGCATGGAGCGTGCTTCTTCTTCGTCCTTCGCCTTGCCGCCAAGTACGAGCATCTGGCTGCCCAGGATCAGGCAGACCTCCTGCAGATCCTTAGGCCCGTGGCCGTTCAAGGTCTCGATGCCCTCCTTGATCTCCAGAGCATTGCCGATGCCGAAGCCCAGCGGCTGGTCCATGTCGCTGATGACCGCAACTGTGTTGCGGCCAAGGTGAGTGCCAATATCCACCATCGCCTGGGCCAGCGCAATGGAATCCTCCAGCGTCTTCATGAACGCCCCGCTGCCGGTCTTCACATCCAGCACGATAGCGTCCGCGCCTGCGGCAATCTTCTTGCTCATGACGGAGCTGGCAATCAGAGGAATGGATTCCACGGTTGCCGTCACATCACGCAGCGCATACAGCTTCTTATCCGCAGGCGTGATGTTACCGGACTGGCCGATTACAGCCGCGCCGATCTCACCTACCTGGGCAAAAAAGCGTTCCCGGTCCATCTCCACAGAGAAGCCCGTGATCGACTCCAGCTTATCCAGCGTGCCTCCGGTGTGGCCGAGGCCGCGCCCGGACATCTTGGCTACCGGAACTCCGGCAGCCGCAACCAGCGGCGCCAGCACCACCGTAGTCTTGTCGCCCACTCCGCCGGTAGAATGCTTGTCCACCTTGATGCCCGCAATCGGGCTAAGGTCCACCTGGTCGCCGGACATCGCCATCTCCAGGGTCAGATCGCCGGTCTCCCGCGCGTTCATTCCGCGGAAATACACGGCCATCGCCCAGGCGGAAATCTGGTAATCCGGGATCTCCCCCTTGCTGTAGCCTTGAATCAGAAAAGCGATTTCTTCACGGCTGAGCTCCCCGCCGTCTCTTTTCTTTTGAATGAGATCAACGGCACGCATCAGATCTGTACCTCACGGACGAAGGCACGCACCAGTCCGATGAATTTAGGCTTGGTCAGGTTCGCCACTTTTACCACCTGCTCATGGGTCAACGGCTCCAGCTCATCGCCAATCGCCATGTCGGTGATACAGGTAATGCCTAGCACACGGAGCTTGCTGTGGCTGGCTACGATAACCTCCGGCACGGTGGACATTCCTACGGCATCGCCGCCGAGATAAGCCAGCATTTTTAGCTCAGCCGGAGTCTCATAAGTAGGGCCGCTGATGCCGGCATATACGCCTTCCTGCAGAACAAGTGCTTCGCCGTCCACACCTGTAACTCCGCCTGCAAGGTTTTTCGCAAGTTCGATATATTCAGGGTCATAGGCACTGGACATATCAGGGAATCTTACGCCGAGCTCCGGATCATTCGGTCCGATCAGCGGGTTGTCGCCGGTCATATTGAGGTGGTCGGTAATCAGCATCAGGTCGCCCGCCTTGAACGCTCTGTTCATCCCGCCGCCAGCGTTGGTAATGACAAGGGTGCCGATGCCCAGCTTAGCCATTACATAGACCGGAAGAACTACCTTGCGCATCTCATAACCTTCATAATAGTGAAAACGGCCCTGCATGATCATAACATCCTTGCCTTCCAGCTTACCGATCACGAACCGTCCGGCATGGCCTTCTACCGTTGAACGCGGGAAATGCGGAATTTCTTCATAAGGCAGATATACCGCATCTTCGATCTGATCGCCCAGGTCTCCAAGACCTGAACCCAGAATAAGGCCGATAGCCGGTGTATAACCGCCGAATTTGGATTGAATATAAGCAGCGG
This genomic interval from Paenibacillus sp. FSL H8-0332 contains the following:
- a CDS encoding aspartate/glutamate racemase family protein, whose protein sequence is MLGIIRVITLQESSAIQLHGDLIERRYGLQVISRCIPDQPRGVYDAQTEAESIPKIITLARELEQQGCTAIGISCAADPALAEARAAVGVPVLGAGSCAALMALAYSSRIGVLTILEEVPPLIRGILGEAYIGMDRPDGVTTTLDLGTPAGRAGALAGAARLVERGAEVLVLACTGFATIGLAAELEERLGIRAFDPILCLGAAASATAAGAARRV
- a CDS encoding aminopeptidase, with translation MSEARIGISMNVLKDCLGLASGELLAVVADDDKRDLAESVYEAGKRLGAESMLLVMQPRSRSGEEPPAPVAAAMAKADVAVCITTHSMTHTAARKQAAAAGTRVATMPGITDDMFSHGAITADYGQVKALTEQVAALLSAGNRVRVEKDGLSLSFSIDGRDGVLSTGLYLNPGESGNLPSGEAYIAPLEGTATGQIKVDGSVAGIGALDSPMVLTVEQGRLIHAGGEHGGKLLDMLGDGDGRLLGEFGIGTNNKARITGVVLEDEKVYGTIHVAFGSNNTFGGVVAAGVHIDAVVMKPDVYIDDKLIMQAGELL
- a CDS encoding AroM family protein; this translates as MKNIGLITIGQAPRQDVAPILEKYLEGKAGLVQSGVLDGFTAEQVKEYYSPAPGEYVLTTRMTDGSAAVISRERIQSVLQGKIDAMEAAGIRTILLACTGVFPGLHTSVAHLIEPDRIIPPVVQAMLDGRRLGLIGPLPEQEDAMIEKFAGAGARLPFAAASPYTGTEADFRAAAERLKDRADVIVLDCMGYVEQHRQWAASAGVPAVLSNALMGKLVAEMV
- a CDS encoding DUF1177 domain-containing protein → MALHQTITVLNALDSAYVNGKQVKQLFAEYPAVKVEIQKVEGEKGSTEFVKITIPGSEGKLGGGSAPTFGIVGRLGGIGARPSRIGLVSDADGAVAAIASALKLADMQTKGDVLLGDVLVTTHICPDAPTLPHEPVDFMDSPVDILQMNEHEVLPEMEAVLSIDTTKGNRVVNHKGIAISPTVKEGYILRVSEDLLRIKEMTTGQYPVTFPVTTQDITPYGNGLYHINSILQPAVATSAPVVGLAITAQSMVPGCGTGASHEVDIAQAVRFAIETAKEVTQGTCSFYNEAEFAKITELYGSMRVLQTLGQPTVTSQ
- a CDS encoding serine hydrolase domain-containing protein — translated: MKREQIVEPERLDTFIGEEARRSGFSGVVQVSHKEQTLAEAAYGQANITEERSNRVDTRFGIASGSKLFTAIAVCQLAEQGKLSFDSKVLEILHELEFPLFDPEITVHELLTHSSGIPDYFDEETMEDFATLWNDTPMYTLRRPVDFLPMFAALPMKFSPGERFHYNNAGYIMLSLLIETVSGMKFTDYVEQHIFRPCEMQDSGYFAFDALPANTALGYIDNGNGQSISNIYSLPVVGGGDGGAFVTAADMQKLWTGLLTHKLLQPETTALLLTPHIHVDEDTRYGYGVWISIRNGEILKYHIMGYDPGISFRSAVYPASGAAFTALSNQSGDVYRMMLAIEGILPL
- a CDS encoding pyrimidine-nucleoside phosphorylase, giving the protein MRAVDLIQKKRDGGELSREEIAFLIQGYSKGEIPDYQISAWAMAVYFRGMNARETGDLTLEMAMSGDQVDLSPIAGIKVDKHSTGGVGDKTTVVLAPLVAAAGVPVAKMSGRGLGHTGGTLDKLESITGFSVEMDRERFFAQVGEIGAAVIGQSGNITPADKKLYALRDVTATVESIPLIASSVMSKKIAAGADAIVLDVKTGSGAFMKTLEDSIALAQAMVDIGTHLGRNTVAVISDMDQPLGFGIGNALEIKEGIETLNGHGPKDLQEVCLILGSQMLVLGGKAKDEEEARSMLLSHIEDGSALDKFKQMVSAQGGDVSQIESPDTLPSARRLIEVKAASAGYVESIQAEEIGVAAMLLGAGRETKESVIDLAVGIQLSLKVGDAVAAGDILAVLHVNDASEGKVKEAEAKVLEAYRISAQPVPAQPLVFALVTKDGVTRY
- a CDS encoding purine-nucleoside phosphorylase; translation: MTTPTTVPYGTQVQEAAAYIQSKFGGYTPAIGLILGSGLGDLGDQIEDAVYLPYEEIPHFPRSTVEGHAGRFVIGKLEGKDVMIMQGRFHYYEGYEMRKVVLPVYVMAKLGIGTLVITNAGGGMNRAFKAGDLMLITDHLNMTGDNPLIGPNDPELGVRFPDMSSAYDPEYIELAKNLAGGVTGVDGEALVLQEGVYAGISGPTYETPAELKMLAYLGGDAVGMSTVPEVIVASHSKLRVLGITCITDMAIGDELEPLTHEQVVKVANLTKPKFIGLVRAFVREVQI